A stretch of Lathyrus oleraceus cultivar Zhongwan6 chromosome 6, CAAS_Psat_ZW6_1.0, whole genome shotgun sequence DNA encodes these proteins:
- the LOC127093674 gene encoding uncharacterized protein LOC127093674, with protein MEEKEMTKVFLKTLDTFYYERMIASAPTDFTDMVNMRVRLEEAVREGRLVREGSSSSSGAKRYGGFMKKKEQETNAVSYNHPRRINYPYHSQHQHITAVTPVITSAPVQVQYPQQRTKRFQQNTQYQQQHQPQQHQHQLQQRPPQQQRRTNFDPIPMSYAELYPALITKNLVQPRPRPLVPEVLPWWYKPEVSCPFHQNAPGHDLDNCFALKLEVQKLTRAGILTFKNMDPNVKDNPMPSHGPSSVNNIEVCLNEQRVTKIEEIRRSLVEIHSVLCAHGLFQHDHQICGTCSVNSRGCRKIQDDLQGVLDQGLIQISRQVSSPESQEQEVNVIIPCFNIPEKVEIAYHPRESVVICPPGPMPYTSDKAVPYRYAATIIENGKEVEIKTLASVTNIAANSRMTRSGRVFAPPVIPSRNVEKDPVVVVPVTREAEGQTSNSTLDKETDELLRIIKLSDYKVVDQLLQTPSKISILSLLLNSAVHREALLKVLDQAFVEQDITAEQFNNVVGSITSCNGLGFCDEELPEEGKNHNFALHISANCQGDSLSNILIDTGSSLNVMPKSTLLKLKYKGGQMRHSGIIVKAFDGSRKTVIGEVDLPIGIGPHVFQITFQVMDIVPAYSCLLGRPWIHEAGAITSTLHQKLKFVKNGQIVTVNGEQAMLISHLSSFSVIEVDETAVETPFQTLTIDDHKKSEGSIASFKDAQQIVKTGPTEIWGKVIELPENVNHTGLGFVGGKQVQTSVVRPFKDIFHSGMKILPQICVDTLGAFSTTQRFGTREEVIRWIKDVEIHNKVIVIITRSDTETGKREVTN; from the exons atggaagaaaaggagatgacgaAAGTGTTCTTAAAGACTCTTGATACTttttattacgagaggatgattgCAAGCGCTCCTACAGACTTTACTGACATGGTAAACATGAGAGTCCGTTTAGAGGAAGCAGTTCGAGAAGGGCGTCTAGTCAGAGAAGGAAGTTCATCTTCAAGCGGGGCAAAGAGGTACGGCGGTTTTATGAAAAAGAAGGAACAAGAAACTAATGCTGTGTCCTATAATCATCCAAGAAGGATCAATTATCCTTACCATTCCCAACACCAACATATAACAGCCGTGACTCCAGTAATCACTTCCGCTCCAGTTCAAGTCCAATACCCTCAGCAGCGTACCAAACGCTTCCAACAGAAtactcagtatcagcaacaacatcaacctcaacaacatcaacatcagtTACAACAACGTCCACCACAGCAGCAAAGAAGAAccaattttgatccaattccaatgtcatatgcagaattgtatccagCTTTGATCACTAAAAACCTTGTGCAACCACGACCACGACCTCTTGTACCAGAAGTGCTACcttggtggtacaagccagaggTATCTTGTCCCTTTCATCAGAATGCTCCAGGTCATGACTTAGACAACTGTTTTGCTTTAAAGTTGGAAGTACAGAAGTTGACAAGAGCAGGTATCCTGACCTTCAAGAACATGGATCCCAATGTGAAGGACAATCCAATGCCAAGTCATGGTCCTTCATCAGTGAACAATATAGAAGTCTGTCTCAATGAACAACGTGTTACGAAGATAGAGGAGATTCGGCGGTCTTTGGTTGAAATTCATTCTGTTTTATGTGCTCATGGTCTATTCCAACATGACCACCAGATCTGTGGTACATGTTCAGTCAATTCAAGAGGTTGTAGGAAGATTCAAGATGATTTGCAAGGCGTCCTTGATCAGGGTTTGATTCAGATTTCTAGACAAGTGAGTTCTCCAGAATCACAAGAACAAGAAGTGAATGTCATCATTCCTTGCTTCAACATTCCAGAGAAAGTAGAGATAGCTTATCATCCGAGGGAGTCGGTGGTGATTTGCCCTCCGGGCCCAATGCCTTACACTTCAGATAAAGCGGTCCCCTACCGCTATGCAGCAACTATTATTGAGAACGGTAAAGAGGTCGAGATTAAAACCTTAGCCTCAGTTACCAATATCGCAGCAAATAGCCGAATGACGCGCAGTGGTCGCGTGTTCGCTCCGCCGGTTATCCCAAGTAGAAATGTTGAGAAAGATCCAGTAGTCGTGGTACCAGTGACAAGAGAAGCAGAAGGGCAAACAAGCAATTCAACCCTTGACAAAGAAACAGATGAACTACTCAGAATTATCAAGCTCAGTGACTACAAAGTGGTAGATCAGTTGCTACAGACACCATCAAAAATCTCGATCCTGTCCTTATTATTGAACTCAGCTGTCCACAGAGAAGCACTACTGAAGGTGCTTGATCAAGCCTTTGTAGAACAGGATATAACAGCAGAGCAGTTCAACAATGTTGTAGGCAGCATCACTTCGTGCAATGGCTTAggcttttgtgatgaagaactgCCAGAAGAAGGAAAGAATCACAACTTCGCTCTCCATATCTCAGCCAATTGTCAAGGGGATTCTTTGTCTAATATCCTAATTGACACCGGTTCATCTCTGAATGTCATGCCCAAGTCTACCTTGTTGAAGCTAAAGTACAAAGGGGGGCAAATGCGGCACAGTGGAATTATTGTGAAAGCGTTCGATGGATCAAGAAAAACAGTCATTGGAGAAGTTGATTTGCCTATTGGTATTGGACCACACGTattccagatcactttccaggttatggacataGTGCCAGCTTATAGCTGTCTGCTCGGAcgcccatggattcatgaggcgggTGCCATTACATCCACGttacaccaaaagttaaagtttgtcaagaatgggcAAATAGTGACGGTTAATGGGGAGCAGGCTATGCTGATTAGCCACCTTTCATCGTTTAGTGTGATAGAAGTAGACGAGACGGCTGTTGAAACTCCATTTCAAACCCTGACCATTGATGATCACAAGAAAAGTGAAGGTTCAATCGCGTCATTCAAAGACGCCCAGCAGATTGTCAAGACAGGTCCTACAGAAATATGGGGCAAGGTGATAGAGTTGCCAGAAAACGTTAACCATACAGGATTAGGCTTTGTTGGTGGAAAACAAGTGCAGACTTCAGTGGTGCGACCTTTCAAAGATATCTTTCACAGCG GTATGAAAATTCTTCCTCAAATATGCGTAGATACTCTTGGTGCTTTTTCAACTACTcaaagatttggtacacgagaagaggtgaTAAGGTGGATTAAAGATGTTGAAATCCATAATAAAGTAATCGTTATTATCActcgttcagatactgaaacagGCAAGAgagaagtaacaaattaa